A region of the Chlamydia felis Fe/C-56 genome:
TTTTTGCTTTTCTTAAGTCGTTGTCTTTTAGGAATTTCTTTTGTTGAAAAAAACGTTCTTTACTTCTTGCTAAAAAAGCAGTAAACTTGCTTTCTTCTTCAGATGTATTCATTCCTAAATTTCATGATTTCGCATCCGTATTTAGGAACCACTAAGCCAAGCAAGGAATAGTTTTCATGCATGAAGCCCTCCAGAGCATTTTAGCCATTCAAGAGCTCGATATTAAAATGATTCGCTTGATGCGCGTCAAGAAAGAGCATCAGAAAGAGCTCGCTAAGGTCCAATCTCTTAAATCTGACATTCGTCGCAAAGTTCAGGAGAAAGAGTTGGAGATGGAAAACCTAAAGAATCAGATTAAAGAAGGCGAGAATCGGATTCAAGAGATTTCTGATCAAATTAACAAATTAGAAGGTCAACAAGCGGCTGTGAAAAAAATGGATGAGTTTAACGCTCTCACCCAAGAAATGACAGCTGCGAATAAAGAGCGCCGCGCGTTAGAACACCAACTGAGTGATCTCATGGACAAGCAGGCGGGAAGTGAAGATCTGATTGTTTCTTTAAAAGAAAGCCTCACGTCTACAGAAAATAGTAGTTTCGCTATTGAAAAAGAAATCTGCGAAAGCATTAAGAAGATTAATGAAGAAGGCAGGGCCCTACTACAACAACGTAGCGAACTCAAAGAGACCACAGATCCGGAAATGTTTCTTATTTATGAACGTCTATTAAACAACAAAAAAGATCGTGTTGTTGTGCCTATAGAGAACCGTGTTTGTAGTGGCTGCCATATAGTTTTAACCCCCCAGCATGAAAATCTTGTCCGTAAGAAAGACCGCCTGATTTTCTGCGAGCATTGTTCGAGAATTTTGTATTGGCGAGAACCCGACGCTCTTGCATCAGACAGTTCTGCTGCAAAACGTCGTCGAAGACGCTCTGCTGTATAATAAGTTTTGTCGGAAGAGAAAGGCAACCGCTTCCTGTATCTCTAGTAGATATGGTAAGAGGAAAGTCTGGACTTCATAAGAAGAGATACTGGAGAAACTCCAGGGGCCGTAAGGCTACGGAAAGTGCAACAGAAAACACTCCGCTATAATATAGACAGGCTGAAAATTCCTACTTTAAGAGTAGGAGCTATTAAGGTGACTTAATAGACGTGCAAACCCTATCTGAAGCAAGAGAAAAAGTTTTTGTTTCTGCATAATGAGGAGCTCTGTTCCTCATAAACTTTTTCACAATCGCTTGAGGGATATAGTAATATATCCCCTAGATGAATGGTTGCCCTCAAGATGGTCTTTGCCATCTTGTAGACAGAATCCGGCTTACTCTCTCTTCCGATATTTTTTACTTTTAGATAAGCCCTGCTTTTGCCAGGGTATGCATCTGAAGCAATCCCACAACATACCTTTGATCCTTAGCATCTACAACAGGTAAAATAGTAATAGGACTTCCTGTTTCCATCATTTGCAAGCCGAGAATCACATCAGCATCCTCTCGAATTACTCTAGGATTTGGCGTCATTACATTTTTAAGCTGCTGAGAAAGGATCTCCCCTCCATGACGAGATAACGCCCTACGCAAATCTCCATCTGTGAATACCCCAAGAATTTCGAATTTCTCATTCACTACGCAAACACATCCGCAGCCATAAGAAGAAAAAACATCTAGAGAATCTGCTATCGTATTTTCTGGAGAACAGAAAGGGACTTCTGTTTTGGGGAACATATAGTCTCGAATTTTCCCAATAACCTTTAACCCTATTTGTCCTCCAGGATGATTCTTTCCATAATCCGCTAGGGATATTCCTCGACTACGTAATAATGTAATGGAAAGAAGATCTCCGAAAAGCAACTGGCATGTTGTTGATGTTGTAGGGACAAGATTAAAAGGATCGAGCTCTTCAATCATAGGTAAAATCACCACATGATCACAAAGAATTGCTAAACTAGAATAAGCCGCAGAGGTAATCCCAACAATAAACACTCCACGTTCTTTTAGATAGGGAATCCATTCTAAAATCTCGCGAGTTTCCCCACTTTTAGAGAAAAGACAAACAATATCTCCGTGCTGAACAAGACCGAGATCCCCATGGAGGAGATCTCCAGAAGGAAGAAAAAGAGCACGCTCACCAAAGGATTGTAAAGTAGCGACTACTTTCCTTGCGATACAACCGCTTTTGCCCACGCCGGAAAAAAATACAGAACCCTGGTGATGCAATATTTTCTCAGCTAATAGCCAAGTACCCTCGCATCGAAAAGTTTCAAAAAAGCGTTCTAAAGATTCCTTTTGCTTAGCGACAATATCTTGGCATAAATCAACAGCTGTTGCGGGAGAGCTCATCCCTTCTAATCCTTGGAAAAAATCGTAGTATGTTAGCTCATCGTAACAGACTCTAATCGATTTTTCAATGAGGTTAAAAATTCACTACCGTAAATGCCGTCAAGAACTCTATGGTCAAACGTTAGGGTGACGTAGACCATTTTTCGGATAACCAAAGAGTCGTCATCACGAACAATAACACGTTTTTGTATTGTTCCTATTCCTAAAATAGCCACTTCAGGATAACGAATTATTGGCATGCCTATTAAAGCTCCAGTCATACCGAAATTGGTAACTGTGACACTACCATCTTGAGTTTCTGAGGGGTCCAGCTTATTTGCTCTCGCTCTTACAGATAAATCTGCAAGACTTTTTGCAATGCTGACCAAACCGCGATCCTGACAATTACGAATAACAGGAACAACAACGCCCTCTTTATTCAAATTAACAGCAACCCCCACATTGATGGATTTCTTCACAACGATAGTATCCCCGTCTAAAGATCCATTTAATAACGGGAACTGTTCCAAGGCTTTCGCCAAACATTGGATAATGAAACTCGTTATTGTCAGTTTCACACCGTGTGTTGCAAAAAATCTATCCTTCTCTTCGGAAATTAAATTCATTAAATCTGTGACATCAATATCCACAATAAGAGAAGCGTGAGGAACCTCATCTGAAGATTTAGACAAGGAAGAGGCTATCGCTCTACGCAGTGGAGACATAGGAATGCGATTTTCATTAGCATTCGAAATATTTGGACACGCGGGCTGACGTAATTCAGAAATGTAATTTTCTAAGTCTTTACGGGTTACACGCCCTTCACTTCCTGTTCCAGAAATTTGTTGTAGCTGCTGAATACTGACACCCTCTCGATGTGCCAAGCTAAGAACCGCTGGAGAAAACCACGTTGAATGATTTCCAGAGTCGTGAGAACAAGAAGATTCGGAAGAGGATTCCTGTGCAACCACCTCTTCCTGAGCTCCTGATCCGGTATCAATTATGGCTAAAACCTCTCCTGAGGCAACCTCATCACCTTCATTTACAAGACAACGCATTAATTTCCCAGCTTTAGGAGATGCTAACTCGGTAGCAATTTTATCCGTAGACACTTCAATTATTGGTTCGTCTTTTGCAACATACTCATCTACCTGCTTGAGCCAACGAACTACAAATCCTCCTGAAGCTGTCTCTCCTATTTTCGGAAATCGAAATTCAAACATGCGTTAATCTCCCTTATCCTGTTTCAACACTCTCATCTTTTAAAGCTACTATGGTCTCTTCTGGTGTGGATATCTCACCCTCTCCAGTAGCTACATAAACAGCGACTACAGCATCTCCAAGGATATTCATAGGGGTTCCAATAATGTCTCGTAACCTATCGATTCCCGCCAACACAGCAATTCCTTGAATCGGCAAACCAACAGAGGCTAGAACAGATCCTAGGGTGATCATTCCCCCGCCAGGAACTCCGGCGCTTCCTACTGCAGAAAAAGTTGCTGCCACAACGATTAACAACAAACTACTGAAAGACAAAGAACAATTATAGGCCTGTGCAATAAACACAGCCGCCATTCCTTGAAATATCGCCGTACCATTCATATTGACAGTAGCACCTAAAGGCAAAACAAAACCAGAAACTTCCGAAGAAACCCCAAGATTTTTAGACACACAACGCATGGTTACTGGCAACGTTGCTGAACTGCTTGAGGTGGATATCGCACAAGATATTGCATCCATCATAGCAGAAAGAAATTTCGAGAAGGACATCTTACATCCTGCGCGGATAATACCGCCGAAAACAATAACAGCATGAAATAGGCACGCAAGATAGTATGCAAGAACGAATTTCCCTAATTGCCAAAGAATAACCAAGCCGTGACTTCCGGAAATCCATGCCATACTTGCCCCCACACCATAGGGAGCAAAAGCCATGATCATATTGATCATGCGTAGCATGATCTCAGAAAAGCCTTCAATAAACTTAGCCACAGGGCGTCCCTGTTCTCCAGAAAGACGCATAGCTATTCCTAAGAAAATAGCAAAAACTATGATTTGTAAAATGTTTCCTTCAACAAATGAACGCACGGGGTTTGAGGGAAAAATTTGAGAAATCAAAGACAAGAAATAACCGCTATTTTTTTCAGGAGCGATGCTATGCGTTTCAACTACGCTTTGTGATAAATCACACCCTTCTCCAGGGCTAAAAAACTGAGCAAAGCATAGGCCAATAACAATGGCGACACACGTCGTTCCTAAATATAGGGCAACACTTTTCATGCCTATACGCCCTAATTTTCTCATATCACTAATAGAAGCGATGCCCAGAACCA
Encoded here:
- the cdsZ gene encoding zinc ribbon domain regulatory protein CdsZ, whose protein sequence is MHEALQSILAIQELDIKMIRLMRVKKEHQKELAKVQSLKSDIRRKVQEKELEMENLKNQIKEGENRIQEISDQINKLEGQQAAVKKMDEFNALTQEMTAANKERRALEHQLSDLMDKQAGSEDLIVSLKESLTSTENSSFAIEKEICESIKKINEEGRALLQQRSELKETTDPEMFLIYERLLNNKKDRVVVPIENRVCSGCHIVLTPQHENLVRKKDRLIFCEHCSRILYWREPDALASDSSAAKRRRRRSAV
- a CDS encoding KpsF/GutQ family sugar-phosphate isomerase yields the protein MSSPATAVDLCQDIVAKQKESLERFFETFRCEGTWLLAEKILHHQGSVFFSGVGKSGCIARKVVATLQSFGERALFLPSGDLLHGDLGLVQHGDIVCLFSKSGETREILEWIPYLKERGVFIVGITSAAYSSLAILCDHVVILPMIEELDPFNLVPTTSTTCQLLFGDLLSITLLRSRGISLADYGKNHPGGQIGLKVIGKIRDYMFPKTEVPFCSPENTIADSLDVFSSYGCGCVCVVNEKFEILGVFTDGDLRRALSRHGGEILSQQLKNVMTPNPRVIREDADVILGLQMMETGSPITILPVVDAKDQRYVVGLLQMHTLAKAGLI
- a CDS encoding dihydrolipoamide acetyltransferase family protein translates to MFEFRFPKIGETASGGFVVRWLKQVDEYVAKDEPIIEVSTDKIATELASPKAGKLMRCLVNEGDEVASGEVLAIIDTGSGAQEEVVAQESSSESSCSHDSGNHSTWFSPAVLSLAHREGVSIQQLQQISGTGSEGRVTRKDLENYISELRQPACPNISNANENRIPMSPLRRAIASSLSKSSDEVPHASLIVDIDVTDLMNLISEEKDRFFATHGVKLTITSFIIQCLAKALEQFPLLNGSLDGDTIVVKKSINVGVAVNLNKEGVVVPVIRNCQDRGLVSIAKSLADLSVRARANKLDPSETQDGSVTVTNFGMTGALIGMPIIRYPEVAILGIGTIQKRVIVRDDDSLVIRKMVYVTLTFDHRVLDGIYGSEFLTSLKNRLESVTMS
- a CDS encoding dicarboxylate/amino acid:cation symporter, producing MKLWMKIFIGLFVGVTLGLILGDKAIFFKPIGDIFLNLLSMVVYPLVFCSMVLGIASISDMRKLGRIGMKSVALYLGTTCVAIVIGLCFAQFFSPGEGCDLSQSVVETHSIAPEKNSGYFLSLISQIFPSNPVRSFVEGNILQIIVFAIFLGIAMRLSGEQGRPVAKFIEGFSEIMLRMINMIMAFAPYGVGASMAWISGSHGLVILWQLGKFVLAYYLACLFHAVIVFGGIIRAGCKMSFSKFLSAMMDAISCAISTSSSSATLPVTMRCVSKNLGVSSEVSGFVLPLGATVNMNGTAIFQGMAAVFIAQAYNCSLSFSSLLLIVVAATFSAVGSAGVPGGGMITLGSVLASVGLPIQGIAVLAGIDRLRDIIGTPMNILGDAVVAVYVATGEGEISTPEETIVALKDESVETG